Proteins found in one Fulvitalea axinellae genomic segment:
- a CDS encoding CPBP family intramembrane glutamic endopeptidase has protein sequence MYIEKAFKGRSKFYWYLLGTIILIVSQVIGSVPLIVVAVAKGKLEALDNFNELMNMGISQNMTLVLMMLPFVASFICLTLWIKYVQRQTVTDTVTARARIDWNRVLFGAGVWFALSAVSALIGYVADPDNFVWQADWGQFFNLLIIAIVLIPIQAGTEELVFRAYYMQGIGVLAKYRWIPLFLTSTFFGLLHMGNPEVTEFGVAVMLPQYILIGLVFGVMTLMDDGAELAIGAHIANNIFASLFFTHSSSALQTPALFKVQEVDPSLGWIEITFMGVLACVFFGRKYKWNDWGKMFGRIGKAPIVKERNPEVLDQMV, from the coding sequence ATGTATATAGAAAAAGCTTTTAAGGGACGATCGAAATTCTATTGGTATTTACTAGGAACCATTATTCTTATTGTAAGCCAGGTCATAGGCAGTGTTCCGCTAATTGTTGTGGCCGTAGCAAAAGGAAAGCTTGAAGCTCTTGACAATTTCAATGAGCTAATGAATATGGGTATCAGTCAGAATATGACTTTGGTACTTATGATGTTGCCGTTTGTCGCCTCTTTTATTTGTTTGACGTTATGGATCAAGTATGTGCAACGCCAAACAGTCACGGATACGGTGACGGCCCGGGCTAGAATTGATTGGAACCGGGTTTTGTTTGGTGCCGGAGTTTGGTTCGCCTTGAGTGCTGTTTCGGCGTTGATAGGTTATGTAGCCGATCCTGACAATTTTGTCTGGCAGGCGGATTGGGGACAGTTTTTCAATCTTTTGATTATCGCAATTGTACTTATACCCATTCAGGCCGGAACCGAAGAACTGGTGTTTAGGGCTTATTATATGCAGGGAATTGGCGTGTTGGCGAAGTACCGTTGGATTCCGCTGTTTCTGACATCGACATTTTTCGGACTCTTGCATATGGGAAATCCCGAAGTCACGGAATTTGGCGTGGCGGTTATGTTACCCCAGTATATTTTGATCGGTTTGGTATTCGGTGTGATGACATTGATGGATGACGGCGCTGAATTGGCTATTGGCGCTCATATTGCCAATAATATTTTTGCGTCTCTGTTTTTTACCCATAGCAGTTCGGCGTTGCAAACTCCCGCTTTGTTTAAGGTACAAGAAGTTGATCCGAGTTTAGGTTGGATCGAGATTACGTTTATGGGTGTGTTGGCTTGTGTGTTCTTCGGCAGAAAATATAAATGGAACGATTGGGGGAAGATGTTCGGTAGAATTGGCAAAGCCCCAATAGTAAAAGAGCGGAATCCCGAAGTGCTGGATCAAATGGTTTAA
- the fabG gene encoding 3-oxoacyl-[acyl-carrier-protein] reductase, whose product MKLLEGKVALITGASKGIGRAIAHKFAEQGASVAFTYLSSVEKGQALEKELADKGVKAVGFRSDASDFDAAQELIDGVVKEFGRLDVLVNNAGITRDGLLMRMNKEQFDDVIRVNLNSVFNTVKAATRTFMKQKSGSIINMTSVVGVKGNAGQANYAASKAGIIGFTKSVALELGSRNVRCNAIAPGFIETEMTGALDEKTVQSWRDAIPMKRGGKPEEVADLTVFLASDMSTYVSGQVIQVDGAMLT is encoded by the coding sequence ATGAAACTTTTAGAAGGAAAAGTAGCGCTCATCACGGGTGCTTCAAAGGGCATCGGCCGTGCTATCGCCCATAAATTCGCCGAACAAGGCGCAAGCGTAGCCTTCACTTATCTTTCAAGTGTGGAAAAGGGTCAGGCTTTGGAAAAAGAATTGGCCGACAAAGGCGTAAAAGCTGTAGGTTTCCGTTCCGACGCTTCGGATTTTGACGCCGCCCAAGAGCTGATCGACGGTGTGGTGAAAGAATTCGGACGCCTTGACGTATTGGTCAACAATGCCGGAATCACTCGCGACGGTCTTTTGATGCGAATGAACAAGGAGCAGTTTGATGACGTAATTCGCGTAAACCTTAACTCGGTATTCAACACCGTTAAGGCCGCTACCCGTACGTTTATGAAGCAGAAATCTGGTTCTATCATCAACATGACGTCGGTTGTGGGTGTGAAAGGAAACGCCGGACAGGCCAACTACGCGGCTTCAAAGGCCGGTATCATCGGTTTCACTAAGTCTGTGGCTTTGGAGCTCGGTTCTCGTAACGTACGTTGCAACGCCATTGCTCCGGGATTCATCGAGACAGAGATGACTGGTGCTTTGGACGAGAAAACGGTTCAGTCTTGGCGTGACGCCATCCCGATGAAGCGTGGAGGCAAGCCTGAGGAAGTGGCTGATCTTACGGTATTCTTGGCTTCGGATATGTCTACTTACGTTTCTGGCCAAGTGATTCAGGTTGACGGCGCAATGTTGACCTAA
- a CDS encoding MFS transporter — translation MKTLYTNYVDTFRGLSREVWWLALITFINRAGTMVVPFLSLYLTEGRGFELKQVGWIMTSFGLGSLAGSWLGGKLTDKYGFYNVMLWSLSLSALLFVGMGYLDGFYAICAGVFVLMLVADTFRPAIFVSLAAYSKPENRTRSLTLIRLAINLGFSLGPAIGGAIIAGIGYLGLFWTDGLTCLGAAGLFIWALDRRKGREKDADTTATTARSPYTDWPYLIFLLSMLLFGFVFLQYFSIIPLFYKDAYGLGEGSIGLLLSMNGLLIFILEMPLVAYFEKQKKISQVGILILGSLLMGLSFLALVVSPWVGLGIIGMMVMTLSEMLTFPFSNALAMRSAEGGQKGAYMALYSMAFSFSHIFAHNAGMRLVDAWGYDMTWWVMVACSVLSVVLLVFLKMTNQRSATKQLESVVEKAE, via the coding sequence ATGAAAACACTCTACACGAACTACGTGGACACCTTCCGGGGGCTTTCCCGGGAAGTGTGGTGGCTGGCGTTGATCACTTTCATCAACCGGGCCGGCACTATGGTGGTACCGTTCCTTTCCCTGTACCTTACGGAAGGACGCGGCTTCGAACTAAAACAAGTTGGCTGGATTATGACCAGCTTCGGGCTCGGTTCGCTTGCCGGCTCGTGGCTGGGAGGCAAACTGACGGACAAGTACGGATTTTACAACGTGATGCTGTGGAGCCTTTCGCTCTCCGCCTTGCTGTTTGTGGGCATGGGGTATCTCGACGGCTTTTACGCCATTTGCGCAGGCGTTTTCGTCTTAATGCTGGTCGCCGACACTTTTCGTCCCGCCATATTCGTATCGTTGGCCGCTTACAGCAAACCCGAAAACCGTACGCGGTCGCTCACTTTGATCCGTTTGGCCATCAACTTGGGCTTTTCCTTAGGTCCGGCCATCGGCGGGGCCATTATCGCCGGAATTGGGTATCTGGGATTGTTCTGGACAGACGGACTGACGTGTCTAGGCGCCGCCGGACTGTTTATATGGGCGCTGGACAGACGCAAAGGGCGAGAAAAAGACGCGGACACTACCGCCACCACCGCCCGATCACCTTACACCGACTGGCCATATTTGATATTCCTGCTCTCGATGTTGCTGTTTGGTTTTGTCTTTCTTCAATATTTCTCCATCATTCCGCTGTTTTACAAAGACGCTTACGGTTTGGGAGAAGGAAGCATCGGCTTATTGCTTTCGATGAACGGCCTACTGATCTTCATTCTGGAAATGCCATTGGTAGCCTATTTCGAAAAACAGAAAAAAATCAGCCAAGTCGGAATTCTGATCCTCGGCTCATTATTGATGGGGCTAAGCTTTTTGGCTTTGGTCGTATCTCCTTGGGTAGGGCTTGGAATCATCGGCATGATGGTGATGACTTTGTCCGAAATGCTCACTTTCCCTTTTTCCAACGCCTTGGCCATGCGCAGTGCCGAAGGCGGACAAAAAGGAGCGTACATGGCGCTGTATTCCATGGCCTTTTCGTTCTCCCATATTTTCGCCCACAATGCCGGCATGCGCTTGGTCGACGCTTGGGGTTACGATATGACATGGTGGGTAATGGTGGCTTGCTCGGTTCTGTCCGTGGTTCTATTGGTCTTCCTAAAAATGACCAACCAACGAAGCGCCACAAAACAACTGGAAAGTGTCGTAGAAAAGGCGGAATAA
- a CDS encoding ectonucleotide pyrophosphatase/phosphodiesterase, which translates to MMFFRQIAVFALAFFALCSCSDSSETKEAQAESPTVILLSLDGFRYDYAERFNLPNFKRMADKGASAERMLSCFPSKTFPNHYSLATGMYPENHGIVDNTFFDPERFRTYMINDRDAVEDGTWYGGTPIWVHAKRNGLRSASYFFVGSEAAVQGLRPDEYYKYDGSVSNDDRISKVIEWLDREDPAKRPKVICCYFSTMDDLGHRYGPNNDEMLRSGLEAIDDQVGRLLDKIDALDRKVNLIVVSDHGMAEMKAEHAVYFPAIQTGGYRWLNSATHARVYLNEDEDVDAMITKIKTRIPEGAQVAVHKSGNVPLLGNESSNKRLGDITLVASYPYYFSNRKNNSDGWGTHGFDPEIDEMGAIFYAYGDNIKANQKLDAFRNIHVYPLMCRILGLDIPDDVDGDPAVLDSIYQE; encoded by the coding sequence ATGATGTTTTTCCGACAAATCGCAGTCTTTGCACTGGCATTTTTTGCTTTATGCTCCTGCAGTGACTCATCCGAAACCAAGGAAGCCCAAGCGGAATCCCCTACCGTGATTTTGTTGTCTTTGGACGGCTTCCGTTACGACTATGCCGAACGTTTCAACTTGCCCAATTTCAAGCGGATGGCTGACAAGGGGGCATCGGCCGAAAGGATGCTTTCCTGTTTTCCTAGCAAAACGTTTCCCAACCACTATTCTTTGGCCACGGGAATGTACCCGGAAAACCACGGCATCGTGGACAACACCTTCTTTGATCCGGAACGTTTCCGCACCTACATGATCAACGACCGTGACGCTGTGGAAGACGGGACTTGGTACGGGGGTACCCCCATTTGGGTGCATGCCAAACGCAACGGCTTGAGGTCTGCCAGTTATTTCTTTGTCGGCTCCGAAGCTGCGGTGCAGGGACTTCGGCCTGATGAGTATTACAAATATGACGGCAGCGTAAGCAATGACGACCGCATCAGCAAAGTCATCGAGTGGCTGGACCGTGAGGACCCCGCCAAGCGCCCCAAAGTAATCTGTTGCTATTTCTCCACAATGGACGATCTAGGACACCGCTACGGACCAAACAACGACGAAATGTTGCGTTCCGGGCTTGAGGCTATCGATGATCAGGTAGGGCGTTTGTTAGATAAAATCGACGCTTTGGACCGTAAGGTAAACCTGATTGTGGTATCTGACCATGGGATGGCCGAGATGAAAGCGGAGCACGCCGTGTATTTCCCGGCCATTCAAACTGGTGGCTACCGTTGGCTGAACAGCGCCACACACGCACGCGTATATTTGAACGAGGACGAAGACGTGGACGCTATGATAACGAAAATCAAAACCCGGATTCCCGAAGGGGCGCAAGTGGCCGTGCACAAGAGCGGAAACGTCCCTCTATTAGGCAATGAATCTTCGAACAAAAGACTGGGAGATATTACGTTAGTGGCTTCTTACCCTTATTACTTTTCAAACAGGAAAAATAACAGTGACGGCTGGGGCACTCACGGATTCGACCCGGAAATTGACGAAATGGGCGCCATATTTTATGCTTATGGCGACAACATCAAAGCCAACCAAAAACTCGACGCCTTCCGCAACATCCATGTCTACCCGCTAATGTGCCGGATTCTCGGCCTTGACATTCCAGACGACGTGGATGGCGATCCCGCAGTTTTAGACTCGATTTATCAAGAGTAG
- a CDS encoding LytTR family DNA-binding domain-containing protein — MRRLKPTDIRLAISERPFPELFLSLGCGFYLFFVLYFYKAYNIQLGVSFSGHSHLERSLAIGLETFLIFYLLERYLSPALRLDAFWQKLLWRGAETFVGANFCFVLFNYFWHWTEWDWPGYTLLLREYAMAMIVPLLVFGVLKENLQIKKQQKTAPENQNLNIKASNGKVELALRPDDFFYAKAEDNYLRIFYRGEKGTEIHMLRRTMKSMEDELAPETGMVRCHRSYLANPKQVRKIVREKGAWFAVLDGGNSIPVSKSRLKDLGVKTTENIRHS; from the coding sequence ATGCGACGCTTAAAACCAACCGATATCCGCTTGGCCATATCGGAAAGGCCATTCCCGGAACTTTTCCTTTCCTTGGGTTGCGGTTTTTATCTCTTTTTCGTCCTTTACTTCTACAAGGCTTACAATATACAGCTCGGCGTTTCCTTTTCCGGACATTCCCATTTGGAACGAAGCCTGGCGATCGGCCTTGAAACATTTCTGATTTTTTATCTTTTGGAGCGATACCTGTCACCAGCGCTCCGGCTAGACGCCTTTTGGCAAAAACTGCTTTGGCGGGGTGCGGAGACCTTCGTCGGAGCCAATTTTTGTTTTGTGCTCTTCAATTATTTCTGGCATTGGACCGAATGGGATTGGCCAGGCTATACGCTTTTGCTTAGGGAATACGCAATGGCGATGATTGTCCCTTTACTGGTATTCGGGGTTCTGAAAGAGAATCTCCAAATCAAAAAGCAGCAAAAGACAGCGCCCGAAAACCAAAACCTAAACATAAAGGCCAGCAACGGCAAAGTCGAACTCGCTCTTCGCCCTGACGATTTTTTCTACGCTAAAGCCGAAGACAATTACCTGCGTATTTTTTATCGGGGCGAAAAAGGCACAGAAATCCATATGTTGCGCCGTACAATGAAATCGATGGAAGACGAGCTGGCGCCCGAGACCGGAATGGTTCGCTGCCACCGTTCTTATCTGGCAAACCCCAAACAAGTGCGAAAAATAGTCCGGGAAAAGGGGGCGTGGTTCGCCGTTTTGGACGGGGGAAATTCAATTCCGGTTTCCAAATCCCGGCTCAAGGATCTCGGAGTGAAAACCACGGAAAACATTCGCCACTCATAG
- a CDS encoding competence/damage-inducible protein A, which translates to MRNITAEIITVGDELLYGQTLDTNSHYMSQKLDEAGFSVKYRVTVGDVAKDMNEAFAQAESRSDVTLITGGLGPTEDDLTKPLLADFFNSEMAINEEALAEVTEYFESRGRKLTELNRGQALLPVKCTKIRNRYGTAPGMLFERNGKVFVSMPGVPREMRPMVVEEVIPELKKHFELPAIAHRIIRTVGIGESFLADKIKDWAQALPKEIALAYLPEEGQVKLRMTAKGSDHGTLKNLIDEAEGKLLPMIQEYVYGYGEESLEEAIGKILIEKNKTLATAESCSGGRVASKITSIAGSSAYFQGSVVAYQNSVKEKVLGVNLDTISEHGAVSEQTVREMAEGVRGLLNADIGLASSGIAGPGGGTEEKPVGTVWIACATASGVETKLLHLGKFRQNNIELTAVHLLNLARKCLAKN; encoded by the coding sequence ATGAGAAACATAACAGCTGAGATAATCACAGTAGGCGACGAGCTACTTTACGGACAAACCCTCGACACCAATTCCCATTACATGAGCCAAAAGCTCGACGAAGCCGGGTTTTCCGTCAAGTACAGGGTAACCGTAGGCGATGTGGCAAAAGACATGAACGAGGCATTCGCCCAAGCGGAATCCAGATCGGACGTAACACTGATTACCGGCGGCCTCGGCCCGACAGAAGACGATTTGACGAAACCCCTACTCGCCGACTTTTTCAACAGCGAAATGGCTATAAACGAGGAAGCTTTGGCCGAAGTAACCGAGTATTTTGAGTCAAGAGGACGGAAGCTTACGGAGCTTAACCGTGGCCAAGCCCTTTTGCCCGTCAAATGTACGAAAATCCGCAACCGCTACGGAACGGCTCCCGGCATGCTCTTCGAAAGAAACGGAAAAGTCTTTGTCTCTATGCCCGGAGTCCCCAGAGAAATGCGGCCGATGGTGGTGGAAGAGGTAATACCCGAACTGAAAAAGCACTTTGAACTTCCCGCCATCGCCCATAGAATAATCCGGACTGTCGGAATCGGAGAATCTTTTTTGGCCGATAAAATCAAGGATTGGGCGCAAGCTTTGCCTAAAGAAATCGCCTTGGCCTATTTACCCGAAGAAGGACAGGTAAAACTCCGGATGACAGCCAAAGGCTCCGACCACGGCACCCTCAAAAACCTTATTGATGAGGCAGAAGGCAAGCTATTGCCGATGATCCAAGAATATGTCTACGGCTATGGCGAAGAGAGTCTGGAAGAGGCAATTGGAAAAATATTAATAGAAAAAAACAAAACCCTAGCTACGGCGGAAAGTTGCTCTGGCGGACGGGTAGCGTCCAAAATCACTAGCATAGCAGGTAGTTCCGCCTATTTCCAAGGAAGTGTTGTAGCTTACCAAAACAGCGTAAAAGAAAAGGTTTTGGGTGTAAACCTGGATACGATCTCCGAACATGGCGCCGTAAGTGAACAAACCGTACGTGAAATGGCCGAAGGAGTAAGAGGCCTTCTTAACGCTGATATTGGCCTAGCTTCAAGCGGAATTGCCGGGCCCGGAGGCGGAACGGAAGAAAAACCCGTGGGCACGGTTTGGATAGCATGCGCAACAGCTTCGGGAGTTGAGACGAAATTACTCCATTTGGGCAAATTCCGCCAAAACAATATCGAACTCACGGCCGTACACCTTCTCAATTTGGCCCGGAAGTGTTTGGCGAAAAATTGA
- a CDS encoding 6-bladed beta-propeller encodes MRYILRLFFLPLLGFVGFACESEDSPSQMVTVSIDPDAVEKPAKLSDFTENMRVVKLETTTEGLVDRHFLAFVDDEHIILRNNDNILLFNGKGKFVNKIERKGKGPEEYLSIRGAYVADEDRQIYIVGQDKILVFDYEGKLLRTELVGFEPKLRSLHRFDNGTWLAPVETLYHDEAKNEAFHTLDNDFKKRHTYYDRTQDPVGRNAMVAMSRNKGLITAIDRRLLWNPDYVDTIFQVEKDTLLPAIALQYTKRRYMLANNFPWGRNKQDKIRASYQPSSKYLFARFSFGKKSFRTIYDMENGKPLYHNALSGTEKDNEVIPYEVQGVKFNFWPEYYFQGKLIKMVNPVNMSDEQLEALKLIDEDNPVLFIAKEKN; translated from the coding sequence ATGCGCTACATTTTAAGACTGTTCTTTCTGCCTCTTTTGGGATTTGTCGGTTTTGCTTGCGAAAGCGAGGATTCACCTTCTCAAATGGTGACAGTAAGCATAGACCCCGATGCCGTTGAGAAACCGGCCAAACTATCCGATTTTACCGAAAATATGAGAGTGGTGAAATTAGAGACTACCACCGAAGGGCTGGTGGACAGGCATTTCCTTGCGTTTGTAGACGACGAACATATCATTCTTAGAAACAACGACAATATTCTCCTTTTCAATGGCAAAGGGAAGTTTGTCAATAAGATTGAACGTAAAGGAAAAGGTCCTGAGGAATACCTTAGCATACGTGGCGCCTATGTGGCGGATGAGGATCGTCAAATCTACATTGTGGGTCAGGATAAAATCCTTGTGTTCGATTATGAGGGAAAGCTTCTGAGAACTGAGTTGGTAGGGTTTGAGCCGAAACTTAGATCTCTGCACAGGTTTGACAACGGAACATGGCTGGCGCCAGTGGAGACCCTCTATCACGATGAGGCCAAGAATGAGGCTTTCCATACGCTTGATAACGATTTTAAAAAGCGCCACACATATTACGACCGAACACAGGATCCCGTGGGAAGGAATGCAATGGTGGCCATGTCCCGAAACAAAGGCCTCATAACGGCTATTGATCGGAGATTGCTTTGGAATCCCGATTATGTAGATACGATTTTTCAGGTTGAAAAGGATACTTTGCTTCCGGCTATAGCCCTTCAGTACACAAAGAGGAGGTATATGTTAGCCAATAATTTTCCGTGGGGCCGTAACAAGCAGGATAAGATCAGGGCCAGTTATCAGCCTTCGAGCAAATACTTGTTTGCCCGTTTCAGTTTTGGGAAAAAATCTTTTCGAACCATTTACGATATGGAGAATGGAAAGCCTTTGTATCACAACGCTTTGTCGGGGACCGAAAAGGATAATGAAGTAATACCTTACGAAGTCCAAGGAGTCAAATTTAATTTTTGGCCAGAGTATTATTTCCAAGGCAAACTCATTAAGATGGTTAACCCGGTTAATATGTCCGACGAACAACTGGAGGCATTGAAACTGATAGATGAGGACAATCCTGTTTTGTTTATCGCAAAGGAGAAAAACTAA
- a CDS encoding 6-bladed beta-propeller: MKNICAVIILIVLAFSCKNASDGSKEAPIVTIRIDSEAKAKPAKLSDIVDSVRVIKLETTERSNIKAHRPVHIGSDRIIMADRKEVLIFDQNGRFVANINKRGKGPLEYTQIGDIYAEMDERLIYIFNHRKALVFGMDGSFKESIAVEDSVDQVPIYFRKLNPDTWVSAVFQSYNDSVPLVHLNTYNKDFHWKSSFDTRVRDAVGKKGAWSIHSYAYKSPLFYREGKTYTHEPYTDTVFQVTESRQIPFLAIDYAQPRKELAASFHREARPRNADRISPGDYRLSKHYVYCDFRKKKEGYRTVFDIETGQPIFHTNLNTMSHGFENDFFANVASVFWPKYIQENLLISTVLPVTMSEEQRQVYGVEEDDNAVLFVAYEKQSE; the protein is encoded by the coding sequence ATGAAAAATATTTGCGCTGTCATTATACTGATCGTATTGGCTTTTTCCTGTAAAAATGCTTCAGATGGTTCAAAGGAGGCCCCGATAGTTACCATCCGAATAGATTCGGAAGCGAAGGCTAAGCCAGCGAAGCTTTCCGATATAGTTGACAGTGTCCGGGTCATAAAGCTTGAGACCACCGAGCGGTCGAATATTAAAGCACACCGGCCGGTGCATATCGGTTCGGACAGAATCATTATGGCTGACCGGAAAGAAGTGTTGATTTTTGACCAAAACGGCCGGTTTGTCGCCAATATAAACAAGAGAGGAAAAGGTCCACTGGAGTATACGCAGATTGGGGATATATATGCGGAAATGGATGAAAGGTTGATTTATATCTTCAACCACAGAAAAGCGTTGGTTTTTGGGATGGACGGGAGCTTTAAGGAAAGTATTGCCGTGGAGGACAGCGTTGATCAGGTTCCGATCTATTTCAGAAAACTCAATCCGGATACTTGGGTAAGCGCCGTCTTTCAAAGTTATAACGACTCTGTTCCATTGGTTCACCTTAACACCTACAATAAGGATTTTCATTGGAAAAGCTCATTCGATACCAGGGTGCGTGACGCTGTAGGCAAGAAAGGTGCGTGGTCTATTCATTCGTATGCTTATAAAAGTCCGCTTTTCTACAGGGAAGGAAAAACGTATACGCACGAGCCTTATACCGATACTGTTTTTCAAGTCACGGAAAGCAGGCAGATTCCTTTTCTGGCCATCGACTATGCACAGCCGAGAAAAGAATTGGCAGCCTCTTTTCATCGAGAAGCGAGACCTCGAAACGCAGACAGGATTAGTCCGGGAGACTATAGGTTGTCAAAGCATTATGTTTATTGTGATTTCCGAAAAAAGAAAGAGGGATACCGGACCGTTTTTGATATAGAAACTGGCCAGCCCATTTTTCATACGAATCTGAATACGATGAGCCATGGATTTGAAAATGACTTTTTTGCCAACGTAGCATCCGTTTTTTGGCCAAAATATATTCAGGAAAATCTGCTGATAAGCACGGTGTTGCCCGTGACAATGTCCGAAGAGCAGCGACAGGTGTATGGTGTGGAGGAAGATGATAACGCTGTGCTTTTTGTCGCTTATGAGAAACAGTCCGAGTAA
- a CDS encoding serine hydrolase domain-containing protein has protein sequence MKHTTLLFLCLVFQSFLPVSGQAQITKGAFDTKTIDTIVMRRAEADSLSGIVLIGSPEGVLYRRSVGMSNRTWNIDTAPNHRFDISSLNKSFIAALVLMAVEEGRLLLYEPVVLPGKRAVPGLSFPAGVTLHQTLTHTAGMPDYGNLGKEWKRDNFRKLKRLRLDPQAYSAFVMEAPRLFKPGKNFHYSNFGYHLTAMLLERAYGMDFGDLLNKKILGPLELRSTFSPVDNETIYPKVAQGYNFDKKTRTWRTNQFIDFSLGRRIFSTADDLYKWTMALENGKLLTAESKKRMFSNHLSGITDKISYGYGWAVFRQGDTYGMGNLSLPKDYVIHGGSTEGYRSLVVSVAGGELVFVLLANSGDRTKIMDTAKEILHSIYNITP, from the coding sequence ATGAAACACACGACATTACTTTTTTTATGCCTTGTCTTCCAAAGCTTTTTGCCGGTTTCCGGACAGGCACAAATTACCAAAGGAGCTTTCGATACCAAAACGATAGACACAATCGTGATGCGCAGGGCCGAAGCCGACAGCCTAAGCGGCATTGTTCTGATCGGAAGCCCGGAAGGAGTCCTTTACCGGCGTTCCGTCGGCATGTCGAACAGGACATGGAACATCGATACGGCGCCTAATCACCGTTTCGACATCTCGTCGCTAAACAAATCGTTTATCGCCGCGCTGGTATTGATGGCCGTGGAGGAAGGCAGGCTTCTACTGTACGAACCCGTGGTGCTCCCGGGAAAACGGGCTGTTCCCGGCCTGTCTTTTCCGGCGGGCGTCACCCTCCACCAAACGCTGACCCATACCGCCGGCATGCCCGACTACGGCAACTTGGGAAAAGAATGGAAACGTGACAATTTCCGCAAGCTGAAACGCCTCCGCCTTGATCCCCAAGCCTACAGCGCTTTTGTAATGGAAGCTCCCCGACTGTTCAAGCCTGGCAAAAATTTCCATTACAGCAATTTTGGCTACCACTTGACCGCCATGCTTTTGGAAAGGGCCTACGGAATGGATTTCGGCGACTTGTTGAACAAGAAAATTCTGGGACCTTTGGAATTGCGTTCCACCTTTTCTCCCGTTGACAACGAAACAATTTATCCCAAAGTGGCTCAAGGATACAATTTCGACAAGAAAACCCGGACTTGGCGCACAAACCAGTTTATCGATTTCTCGTTGGGCCGGCGAATTTTCTCCACGGCCGACGACCTTTACAAATGGACAATGGCTCTGGAAAACGGCAAACTGCTTACCGCGGAATCAAAAAAACGGATGTTTTCCAATCACCTTTCGGGAATAACCGACAAAATCTCGTACGGGTACGGATGGGCGGTATTCCGGCAAGGGGACACTTACGGAATGGGAAATCTATCTTTGCCTAAGGATTATGTTATCCACGGCGGAAGCACGGAAGGTTACCGGTCTTTGGTGGTTTCGGTGGCTGGCGGAGAACTGGTCTTTGTGTTATTGGCAAATTCAGGCGACAGAACCAAGATTATGGACACGGCCAAAGAAATCCTGCATTCAATCTATAATATAACCCCTTGA